In Calonectris borealis unplaced genomic scaffold, bCalBor7.hap1.2 HAP1_SCAFFOLD_73, whole genome shotgun sequence, a genomic segment contains:
- the LOC142076605 gene encoding uncharacterized protein LOC142076605, translated as MKIILLFFILYLCPAAHCRFFLFHLFVLICICLFFPRAVSLACFLAFFSFLHLYVLLCVPAFLSLSFLPSLSIPLFCSLLLVFFILFLIVPVLFPVHLLLSLTLCAAPCSSYLLPHLSIPGFFCVPCPSLFRSTPLCGSLSSSVFYIPLSFLLSFLVPLACYPSLLFLSFSISLSRSCCSPSLSVSNGSFSISAPLPVLFLLFSLFSILPLTFCLYISIPCLSHHFLLYPPAQLAVLLFPFVLLPGLFCHPAAQCQFFILPLFVLICLSLFSPSVPLVCFLTFFPPLSPSLFLSFNFSLDPSVLLRAHHFLSLCLCSAP; from the coding sequence atgaaaataatcctcctttttttcatcctctatctctgtcctgctgcccattgccgtttcttccttttccatctctttgtcctgatctgcatctgtctcttttttccccgtgcagtttctctggcctgtttcctggctttcttttcctttctgcacctgtacgtgctgctctgtgtccctgccttcctatctctctccttccttccttctctttctatccctttgttttgctctctgttgctggtttttttcattctgtttctcattgtccctgtcctctttcctgttcatctcttactctctctgaccctttgtgctgctccctgttcctcttatttattgcctcacctgtctatccctggttttttttgtgttccctgtccctctctctttcgcagtaccccactttgtggctccctgtcttcatctgttttctatatccctctgtccttcctcctttctttccttgtccctctggcctgctacccatcactgctttttctttctttctccatctctctgtctcggtcctgttgctctccttctctctctgtctctaatggttctttctccatctctgcccctctccctgtcctttttctcttattctctctgttctccatcctccccctaactttttgtctgtatatctccaTACCCTGCTTGTCCCATCAtttcttgctatatccccctgcccagctcgctgtcctattattcccctttgttctgctccctggccttttttgtcatcctgcagcccagtgccagtttttcattctccctctctttgtcctgatatgtctgtctcttttttccccctcagttcctctggtttgtttcttaacttttttcccccctctctctccttccttatttctttcattcaatttctctcttgatccatctgttctgctccgcgctcatcattttctctctctttgcctctgttctgctccttga